Proteins encoded in a region of the Flavobacterium sp. PMTSA4 genome:
- a CDS encoding (Fe-S)-binding protein codes for MMYIDNLLFAILLVIGIGYFSKNVKKLVRNINLGRDVNRSDNSSERWKNMAMIALGQSKMVKRPIAGFLHIIVYLGFIIINIEVLEIIIDGLFGSHRIFSKFLGSFYGVLIGSFEVLAILVLVAVIVFWIRRNVIKLKRFMNSEMKAWPKNDANYILYFEMVLMSLFLIMNATDVHFQDMNSGNIISQHVASWFNGFNESQLHLIERTAWWLHIVGILVFLNYLYFSKHLHILLAFPNTYFADLNPKGQFDNLESVTKEVKLMMDPNADPFAAQPVDENAVPSKFGASDVQDLNWVQLLNAYTCTECGRCTSSCPANQTGKKLSPRKIMMDTRDRLEEVGKNIDANKGVFVPDNKSLLNDYITTEELWACTSCNACVEECPVNISPLSIIMDMRRYLVMEQSAAPQSLNAMMTNIENNGAPWQYNQMDRLNWKDEN; via the coding sequence ATGATGTATATTGACAACCTACTTTTTGCAATACTTCTTGTTATTGGTATCGGCTATTTTTCTAAAAACGTTAAGAAATTAGTTCGCAACATCAATTTAGGTAGAGATGTAAATCGTTCTGACAACTCGTCTGAGCGTTGGAAAAACATGGCGATGATTGCATTAGGTCAATCAAAAATGGTAAAAAGACCAATTGCTGGGTTTTTACACATCATTGTTTATTTAGGGTTTATCATCATCAACATCGAAGTTTTAGAAATCATTATTGATGGATTATTCGGTTCACACAGAATCTTTTCTAAATTTCTAGGAAGTTTTTATGGCGTTTTAATTGGTTCATTCGAAGTTTTAGCAATATTGGTTTTAGTAGCTGTAATTGTTTTTTGGATTAGAAGAAACGTTATAAAACTTAAGCGTTTTATGAATTCTGAAATGAAAGCTTGGCCAAAAAATGATGCAAACTACATCCTGTATTTCGAAATGGTATTAATGTCATTGTTTCTGATTATGAACGCAACCGATGTTCATTTTCAAGATATGAATTCAGGAAATATAATTTCGCAGCACGTTGCTTCATGGTTTAATGGATTCAATGAATCACAATTACACTTAATTGAAAGAACAGCTTGGTGGTTGCATATTGTTGGAATATTAGTGTTCTTAAACTATTTATATTTCTCAAAACACTTGCACATTCTTTTGGCGTTTCCAAACACTTATTTTGCCGATTTGAATCCAAAAGGACAATTTGATAACCTTGAAAGCGTTACCAAAGAAGTAAAGTTAATGATGGATCCAAATGCTGACCCATTTGCAGCGCAACCTGTAGATGAAAATGCAGTTCCAAGTAAATTTGGTGCTTCAGATGTTCAGGATTTGAATTGGGTGCAACTATTGAATGCCTATACCTGTACCGAATGTGGAAGATGTACTTCTTCATGTCCTGCCAATCAAACGGGCAAAAAGCTTTCGCCTCGTAAAATCATGATGGATACGCGCGACAGATTAGAAGAAGTTGGTAAAAATATTGATGCTAATAAAGGTGTTTTTGTTCCCGATAATAAGTCATTATTGAATGATTATATCACCACCGAAGAACTTTGGGCTTGTACTTCTTGTAATGCTTGCGTTGAAGAATGTCCTGTAAACATCAGTCCATTATCAATCATTATGGACATGCGTCGTTACCTTGTGATGGAACAAAGTGCAGCGCCACAATCATTAAATGCAATGATGACCAATATTGAAAACAATGGAGCACCATGGCAGTACAACCAAATGGACAGATTAAACTGGAAAGACGAAAATTAA
- a CDS encoding MlaD family protein, whose amino-acid sequence MKITREIKTAILVIASILLFIWGYSFLKGKDLLSNYSTFYVKYDNVDGLVKSASVTINGLVVGKVNTIKLDEDWTSVVELQINGDYKITKNSIAELYSPGPIGGKQIALIPNKETKDLAVSGDYLVSSSKLGLTETVSNEIKPIKDKLNSVLENANTMLVNINQVLDAKTKENLRASLENLNATLAQFKEVSQNANEMLADNKSKISATMTNVEKASGNFSKMSDSLAKANIGETVKKLENTLASVDKLMADIQSGKGTLGKLAKDEAMYNNFTKASKELELLLQDLRLNPTRYINVSLFGKKNKPYKAPTSETISE is encoded by the coding sequence TTGAAAATAACACGAGAAATCAAAACAGCCATTTTAGTTATAGCATCCATTTTACTATTTATTTGGGGTTATAGTTTTTTGAAGGGGAAAGATTTACTTTCAAACTACTCAACGTTTTACGTTAAGTATGACAATGTTGACGGCTTGGTAAAGTCAGCGTCAGTTACCATTAACGGTTTGGTAGTTGGAAAAGTAAACACGATTAAGTTAGATGAAGATTGGACTTCTGTTGTAGAACTTCAAATCAATGGTGATTATAAAATCACTAAAAATTCTATTGCAGAGTTATATTCTCCAGGACCAATCGGAGGAAAGCAAATTGCTTTGATTCCAAACAAAGAAACCAAAGACCTTGCTGTTTCGGGTGATTATTTAGTTTCTTCTAGCAAGCTTGGATTAACAGAAACCGTTTCAAATGAAATTAAGCCTATTAAAGATAAACTAAACAGTGTGCTTGAAAATGCCAATACTATGTTGGTGAACATCAATCAGGTGTTGGATGCTAAAACAAAAGAAAATCTTAGAGCAAGCTTAGAAAACTTAAATGCAACTTTAGCACAGTTTAAAGAGGTTTCTCAGAATGCCAATGAAATGCTGGCAGATAACAAATCAAAAATTAGTGCTACAATGACCAATGTTGAAAAAGCATCGGGTAATTTTTCTAAAATGTCTGACTCATTAGCCAAGGCAAATATTGGTGAAACAGTAAAAAAACTAGAAAACACTTTAGCTTCTGTTGATAAATTAATGGCAGACATTCAATCAGGAAAAGGAACTTTAGGAAAATTGGCAAAAGATGAAGCAATGTATAATAACTTTACTAAAGCTTCAAAAGAATTAGAATTGTTATTACAGGATTTAAGATTAAATCCAACACGATATATAAATGTTTCTTTATTTGGTAAGAAGAACAAGCCATATAAAGCGCCAACAAGCGAAACCATTTCTGAGTAA
- a CDS encoding N-acetylmuramoyl-L-alanine amidase family protein, with protein sequence MIMDKKLKIVMVAITLLVTSFMFSQGSKKFKVTLDAGHGDHDFGAVYDGRIEKKIALAVVLKVGKILEKSSDIDVIYTRKTDVFIDLIERANISNRADADIFVSIHCNANKNREASGCETYVMGMSKNASNLEAAKKENQVITLEKDYQQKYKGFDPKSPESMLGLIVEQEEYLSNSIELAGNIQKEFINVGKKSRGVKQAPFMVLHKAYMPRVLIEMGFISNPTEGSKLDSEEGQDEIAEAIAKAIVRYKKEYYGTGSDANEKPSDKIEPTVVDSKPATNNPTTATPKVEDKPKETPKEVAKGIVFKVQISASSTKLELAPSNFKGLSPISMLESNKFYKYMYGETKSYSEAKSLLQEAKAKGFETAFVIALKDGVRIDISEALKQL encoded by the coding sequence ATGATAATGGATAAGAAGCTGAAAATTGTAATGGTGGCAATAACTTTATTGGTTACCAGTTTTATGTTTTCTCAAGGAAGTAAAAAATTTAAAGTAACACTTGATGCTGGTCATGGAGACCATGATTTTGGTGCTGTTTATGACGGAAGAATTGAAAAGAAAATTGCTCTGGCGGTAGTTTTGAAGGTTGGAAAAATTCTCGAAAAAAGCTCCGATATTGACGTTATTTATACTCGAAAAACAGATGTTTTTATTGATTTGATTGAGCGTGCCAACATTTCCAATAGAGCAGATGCTGATATTTTTGTTTCAATTCACTGTAATGCAAATAAAAACAGAGAAGCTTCTGGATGTGAAACCTATGTAATGGGTATGTCTAAAAATGCATCAAACCTTGAAGCGGCAAAGAAAGAAAATCAGGTAATTACTCTTGAGAAAGATTACCAACAAAAATATAAAGGTTTTGATCCAAAGTCACCTGAATCAATGCTTGGTTTGATAGTTGAGCAAGAAGAATATCTTAGCAACAGTATTGAATTGGCAGGAAATATTCAAAAAGAGTTTATTAATGTTGGTAAAAAAAGTCGTGGTGTAAAACAAGCGCCATTTATGGTTTTGCATAAAGCCTACATGCCAAGAGTTTTAATAGAAATGGGCTTTATTTCTAACCCAACTGAAGGTTCAAAATTAGATTCAGAAGAAGGACAAGATGAAATTGCAGAAGCGATTGCTAAAGCGATTGTTAGATACAAAAAAGAATATTATGGAACTGGTTCAGATGCAAATGAGAAGCCTTCAGATAAAATTGAACCAACTGTTGTAGATTCTAAACCAGCTACAAATAACCCAACAACGGCAACGCCAAAAGTTGAAGACAAACCAAAAGAAACTCCGAAAGAAGTTGCAAAAGGCATTGTCTTTAAAGTGCAAATTTCAGCAAGTAGCACAAAATTAGAATTAGCACCAAGCAATTTCAAAGGTTTGAGCCCAATTTCGATGTTAGAATCGAATAAGTTTTATAAATACATGTATGGTGAAACCAAAAGTTATTCGGAAGCCAAATCATTATTGCAAGAAGCTAAGGCTAAAGGATTTGAAACCGCATTTGTTATTGCTCTAAAAGATGGAGTTAGAATAGATATTAGCGAAGCATTAAAACAATTATAG